The segment GGCGCCAGAATCCAGAGCGCCTTGGGAACCCTCCGCTGCAATTCGGCGAAGGCAGCACCGATGATCTCTTCTTCACCGGGCATCGTGCTCCCGGCAACGAGAACCGGCTCACGCCCGTGCCGGGCCATGCCCTGCGAAAGCTCTTCCAGAAGCCAGGTTGAGGGCGGCTCTGCCAGGTCATATTTCAAATTTCCGCTCACCCGAACTTTCTCCGCCGGCGCGCCCAGCTCGATCAACCGCCGGCGGTCTTCTTCCGTCTGCGTAAGGAACGCAACCGGAAAAGCGAGCACCGAGCGGGTAAACCATTTCACTTTTTGGTAGCGCCCGAAAGAGCGATCCGAAATGCGGCTGTTGACGAAAACGACCGGAATGCCGGCGCGCGACGCCTCGCGAAGAAAATGGGGCCAGATCTCCGTTTCGGCAATAATCACCAATTTCGGCTTGGCTCGACGCAGCGCACGCCGCACCGGGCCCGGCCAATCAAAAGGGAAATAGAAAAAACCATCAGCCCCGCCCTGGGGCAGGGCAAGCCCGCCGAGGCGGGCTTTCGCCATCTCCTGGCCGGTGAGCGTGGTCGTAGAAACCAGCAACCGCAAGTCCGGGAAAAGTTCTTTGATCCGCTTGGCCAGCGGCACCACGGCTAACACTTCTCCCACGGAAACCGCATGAATCCAGATCGAGCTTTCGCCAGGCGGCACAAGCTCCTCGGGCAAGAAGCCGAAGCGCTGGTTCCGGTAGGCCGAGCCCAGATATTTTCTGCGCCGCAGCGCCTGATAAAGAAACCACGGCAAGAGCAGCAACATGCCGAGGGTCAGGACCAAGCTGTAGAGAAGATACATAGGCTTTGCCCGCGCGCTCCAGTCAACTCGGCTATTATAACTTGCCCCGATAAATCGGGGCTGCTCCCGCTCTGCTGGACGGGCAACCGTCCGGCCAGAGGGGCATCTAAGACTCCGGATGGCTCGGTTGAAGCCTTTCATGGCAACGGCAGCTCTCTTCTTTGTGGCGCTTGCCTTCGGACAGCAGCTAAGCCGTCAACCAAATCCACGCGATTATCCCGCGCATGATGCTCACGAGGGCGTGGCCATGGCGGCTGACCCGTATCTTGAGCGGGCGCGTGCCGAGCGAGTCTTCGGCTCCTACGCGCCCCACAAGGCCGGCGTGCTGGCCGTCGAAATGATCGTCAAGAATGAAACCGGGCAGGGGATGACCGTGAACTGGGCGGCGGCGCAATTGCTGGCCCGCTCTGCGGGATGGCAACTGCGCGCCCTCACCATGGAAGAGCTGACACGTCGGCTCGTCGGCGAAACCAAAACGCGCGAGACGGTGCCTTCCCGCTGGCCGCCCCTGCCGCGCAGCAAGAAGGCGGCACAGTACGAAAAAGCTCGCGCCGCCCTCGCCCCGCATTTCTTCGAAGCCGGCACGATTCCTCCCGGCGCTACTGCCCGCGGATTCCTCTTCTTCGATATCGGCGGCGATTTTCAAGCCGTCTCCCGCGCCCGCATCTACATCCCGGAAGTCAAAAATCTTTCGACCGGCCAACCACTCATGTTTTTTGAAATGGAATTTCGATAGAGAAGAGGCACCGCTCCCGCCCCGGGTGGCCTCGTTTGCCTAATCCGGGACGCTGGGATAGAATCGCGTTTTTGGAAATCCCTCGCGGCTCGCCACGAAGCGTCGATGTCTCTATTGGACAATCTCAATCCCGAGCAACGCGAGGCGGTCACCGCGATTGGCGGGCCGGTGCTGGTGCTGGCCGGGGCCGGCAGCGGCAAAACCCGCGTCATTACCTACCGCGTGGCTTATCTCCTCCAGACTGGCATCGCCCCCGAGCGCATTCTGGCCGTCACCTTTACCAATAAAGCCGCCGAGCAGATGAAAGAGCGCGTCGCCGCTCTCGTGGGCGGGCTCGACCCGGCGCCCTGGATTTCCACGTTTCATTCCTTTTGCGCGCGGCTTCTGCGGCGGGAGATTGCTGCGCTCGGCTACCGCCGCGATTTCGCCATCTACGATGAAGAGGACCAGGCGTCGGTCATCAAACGGGCCCTGCGGCAGCTCGGGCTGGACGAAGCCGTGTTTACCCCGCGCAGCGTGGCGGAGCGCATCTCCCGCGCCAAGAACGACAGCCTTGCGCCCGAGCTGTTCTTTGCCCGGGCGATGAGCGAGCGCGACGCCAAGATTGCTTCCGTCTATCAAGCCTACGAGCACTTGCTGCGGCAGGCGAGCGCGCTTGACTTTGACGACTTATTGCTCAAGGCCGTCTTGCTCCTCAGCAAACATGGCGACGTCCGCGAGCGCTATAACGCGCGCTTCCTTCACATCCTGGTGGACGAATACCAGGACACCAACCGGCCGCAGTACGAACTGATTCGATTGCTGAGCGAGCGCCACAAAAATCTTTGCGTCGTGGGCGATGAAGACCAATCCATCTACGGCTGGCGCGGCGCCGATGTCGGCAACATCCTCCGCTTCGAGAAGGATTTTCCAGGCACGCGCATGATCAAGCTCGAGCAAAACTATCGCTCGACCCAGATGATCCTCTCGGCGGCGAGCGCAGTGGTGCGGAAGAACGAGCGGCGCATCGGCAAGACCTTGCTGGCCGTCCGCCCGGGCGGCGAAACACTGCGCTATTTTGAAGCCCAAGATGTGGAGGACGAAGCCGCGTTCGTGGCAGCGGAGACGGACCGCTTCCAGCGGCAAGCCCGCCCAAAACAAAGTGCTTTGCATCCCCAAACAGATTTTGGCGGGCAAGCGCCCAAGAGCCGGATCGCTGTTCTCTACCGGACGAACTTCCAATCGCGGCCCATGGAGGAAGCGCTCCGCCGGTACGGCATCCATTATCGTGTTGTGGGCGGGATCAGCTTTTACGAGCGGGCCGAGGTAAAAGACTTGCTGGCCTACGCGCGGCTGGGCATCAACCCGGAAGACAGCGCCGCGCTGCTCCGCATCATCAATGTCCCGCCCCGCGGCATCGGCAAAGCCACCCTGGAGTCGCTGCACGAGGCCGCGAAAGAAACAAATGGTTCCCTCTGGGCCGCTCTCGGCTCCCTCATCGAATCCGCCGGCGGCGGCCGCTTGCGGTCGGTCGAACCGCTTCGCCATTTTCGCCGCCTGGTGGAGGAGATTGCCGCCAGGATTTCCTCGCTTGGGCTGGCCGATCTTTTCCGCTGGATCCTCGAGCACACCGGCTACCTGGACATGCTCCAGCAGGCCCTGAACCATACTGGTTCAGGGCAGGCGGGTGGAGAGGAAGCTTCGCCGCGGCTCGAAAACCTGACCGAGCTGGTCAACGCTGCCGGCGAGGCCGAGGACCGCGGCGAGACACTCGAGGAGTTTTTGGACCATTCGGCGCTGATGAGCGACGCTGACGAATATGATGAGCGCGCGCCGGTGTCGCTCATGACCCTTCACAGCGCCAAAGGACTCGAATTCGAAAGCGTCTTCCTGATCGGGATGGAAGAGGGGCTCTTTCCGCACGCGCGCTCGCTCGGCACCCAGGAAGAACTGGAAGAGGAGCGCCGGCTGTGTTACGTGGGCATGACCCGCGCCCAGGACGCCCTCACCCTTACCGGCGCGCGCTACCGGCGCTTCTACGGAAGCGATTTGGCGGAGGTGAGCGAGCCTTCCCGCTTTCTCTCCGAGATCCCTTTCGACTCGGTCGAGCGGGTAGGCCAGGAGGCGGCCCGCATCCTTTACTCCGATGAGACCGTAACCTACGTGCGCGACGATGAATACGATCAGGCGCAGATGCGATGGCGGCGCAACCCGGCCAGCCGCCGGCCCCGATTTGATCGGGGCGCGGGCAAGCCCGTGCCCGCCTCGCGTCGCCTGGACCCGCTCATCGGCCAGCGCGTCAGCCATCCCACCTACGGCGTCGGCACGGTGCTGGCCGTCGAGGGCGATGGCCCCGACCGGAAGATTACCGTCAGTTTTCCGGGCTACGGCCGAAAAAAGCTGGTCGAACGATACGCCAAACTCGAGAGGGCCTGACCACCGATGGCCTCACAACTGCTGCGCACCAAGAGCATCGACAAACTTATTTCCGATTCCGAGCAGCCGGGCAAACGGCTGAGAAAAACGCTTGGCCCTCTCAGCCTCACTGCGCTCGGCATCGGGGCCATCATCGGAACCGGCATTTTCATCCTGACCGGAACGGCTGCCGCCGGCGAAACCGTGCTGATTCCCTCGGTGCTGAAGGCGCCCTTGCTCGATGTGCTTCTCCACGGCCGCAATGCGGTGGGTTTGGGCGGTCGCCCCGGCGCCGGCCCGGCGATTGCCATTTCCTTTGCCTTGGTGGCGATCGCATGCAGTTTTGCCGCCCTGTGTTACGCCGAGCTGGCTTCCATGATTCCCATCGCCGGCAGCGCCTACACTTACTCCTACGCCACGCTGGGCGAGATCTTTGCGTGGATTATCGGCTGGGACCTCATCCTGGAGTATGCGGTGAGCAACATGGCGGTGGCGGTAGGATTTTCCGCCTACCTGGACAGCTTGTTCCGGCTTTTCGGGATTCACCTCCCGCAAGCTCTGAGCCAACCGGCCTATAGTGCAGCCGCTGGCTGGTCGCTCCATTTCAATCTGCCGGGCTTTTTGATTGTGATGCTCTTGACCGTTCTTCTCGTGATCGGCATCCGCGAATCGGCCCGCGCCAATACGGCGATGGTGGGCGTAAAACTGGTGGCGATCCTGATTTTCATCTTTGCCGCCTCGCGTTACATCCAACCTGCCAACTGGCACCCGTTGATGCCCAACGGCTGGCAAGGGGTGCTCACCGGCGGCGCCATCGTGTTCTTTACCTATATCGGATTCGATTCCGTTTCGACGGCGGCGGAAGAATGCCGGCGGCCACAGCGTGATTTGCCGATTGGCATCATCGCCTCGCTGATCGTCTGCGCGGTGCTCTACGTCTCCGTGGCGATCGTATTGACCGGCATTCGCCCGTTTCAAACGCTGGCCAATGCCGCCCCGGTCGCCAACGCCCTGAAGCAAATCGGCCTGGGCCGGATCGAATTTCTGGTGACCGTGGGCGCGCTTACCGGGATGATCAGCTCCCTGCTGGTGTTTCAGCTCGGCCAGGCGCGCGTCTGGTTCGCGATGTCGCGCGACCGGCTGCTGCCCGGGGCGTTTTCGCAAGTTCATCCCAGGTTTCGCACCCCGCATATCTCAACCTGGATTGCCGGCCTGGTGGTGGCGGTCCCGGCAGCCATTTTTGACATCGGCACGCTGGCCGACCTCGCTAACATCGGCACGCTGTTTGCCTTCATGCTGGTTTCCACCGGGGTTTGGGTGCTGCGAAAAAAACAGCCGGAACGAAAACGAGGTTTTCGTACGCCCTGGGTGCCCGTCATCCCCTTGCTGGCCATAGCGTCGTGTGTCATCCTGATGGCGAGCCTGCCAGTGGAAACCTGGCTGCGTTTTGTGATTTGGCTGATGATCGGGCTGATTATCTATACCGTTTACAGCCGCAAGCGAAGCGAGCTTCACATTCCCTCTGAGGGATCGGTCAAGGATTCATCCTGAGAGATTCCTCCGAAGGAGCAAGGAGAGCAGTGGGCGATTCTGCCCGACATGCGGGAAGGAGATTTCTGGCAACGGGTGTGCTGCTGGCGGCGCTGGCAGGGTGGCCGGCGAAAGGGCTGGCCTGGGGCCCCTCGGCGCACCGGCTGATGACCAACAAGGCGGTGGATGCCTTGCCGCCAGAGCTCCAGCCCTATTTCGAGGCCAGCCGCTCGTTCATCGTCCAGCACGTCACCGACCCGACCGCCGCCCTGCAGCGCAATCCCGCCGAGCGGCGCAATCACTACATCTACCTCGACCGCTACGGCCGCTTCCCTTTTCCCGGCATTCCCCACGACTACAAGGCAGCGCTCGCCAAGATCGGTTCGCTGAAACTCAATCAGAACGGCTTGCTTCCCTGGCAGGTGGGGGTTTACAGCCTGAAGCTCACGGAAGCGATGCGCGCCCATCGCTGGGACGAGGCGCGCGAACTGGCGGCGGCGCTCGCCTTCTACGTCGGCGAGGCGCACGATCCCTTCAGCACCACCGAGAACTGGAGTGGCGGCCTATCGCATCAGCCCGGGGTGAACCTGCGCTTTGACACCAGCCTGGTGGATCGCTATTCCCTTTTCTTTGTCATTCGCCCCAACCCGGCGATGTTTATTCCCGACTCCACCGAACACGCCTTTGGCATGGTGACCGAAGCCCATGCCTGGCTCGACAACATCTTGCTCGCCGACCAGCGCTCCCGTTCCGATCTCCCGGACTATACCGACGAATACTACGACCGCTTCTATAATCAAGCCGGAGCGGTGCTCGCCCGGCAGCTCACCGACGCCGCCACCGACATCGGCTCCTACTGGTTCACCGCCTGGCTCAACGCCGGCCAGCCCTCCCCGCCGGTTCAGTAACCAGCGCGATTTATGGTGAGGGACGAACCATGGCTCCCGCTCGTCTCGCCGATCTGCTTCAATACCTTCCGAAAGCCGAACTTCACTTGCACCTGGAAGGCTCGCTCGAGCCGGAAACGATCCTCGAGCTGGCGCGCCGCCCCGAGTCCCAAACGGTCGGGACGGGAGCTTCGGCCGGCATGTCCCTGGAGGAAGTGCGCGCCCGGTATCGCTTCGGCGATTTCGCCGCTTTTCTCGAAGCGTTCAAGTGGGCGGTCGGGCAT is part of the Candidatus Acidiferrales bacterium genome and harbors:
- a CDS encoding 3-deoxy-D-manno-octulosonic acid transferase — its product is MYLLYSLVLTLGMLLLLPWFLYQALRRRKYLGSAYRNQRFGFLPEELVPPGESSIWIHAVSVGEVLAVVPLAKRIKELFPDLRLLVSTTTLTGQEMAKARLGGLALPQGGADGFFYFPFDWPGPVRRALRRAKPKLVIIAETEIWPHFLREASRAGIPVVFVNSRISDRSFGRYQKVKWFTRSVLAFPVAFLTQTEEDRRRLIELGAPAEKVRVSGNLKYDLAEPPSTWLLEELSQGMARHGREPVLVAGSTMPGEEEIIGAAFAELQRRVPKALWILAPRHPERFDAVADWVLHRGWRLLRRSQMACPDPAVAGPRDAATAVENLDWPEVLLVDSMGELAGLYRLATVAFVGGSLVAQGGHNPLEPALFARPIVFGASMENFREMARALVHEGAAAVVTDAKELENTLLALSADEARRQRMGQAAREFVERHRGATERALGVIREILSLRPAACRGATGVLR
- a CDS encoding UvrD-helicase domain-containing protein, giving the protein MSLLDNLNPEQREAVTAIGGPVLVLAGAGSGKTRVITYRVAYLLQTGIAPERILAVTFTNKAAEQMKERVAALVGGLDPAPWISTFHSFCARLLRREIAALGYRRDFAIYDEEDQASVIKRALRQLGLDEAVFTPRSVAERISRAKNDSLAPELFFARAMSERDAKIASVYQAYEHLLRQASALDFDDLLLKAVLLLSKHGDVRERYNARFLHILVDEYQDTNRPQYELIRLLSERHKNLCVVGDEDQSIYGWRGADVGNILRFEKDFPGTRMIKLEQNYRSTQMILSAASAVVRKNERRIGKTLLAVRPGGETLRYFEAQDVEDEAAFVAAETDRFQRQARPKQSALHPQTDFGGQAPKSRIAVLYRTNFQSRPMEEALRRYGIHYRVVGGISFYERAEVKDLLAYARLGINPEDSAALLRIINVPPRGIGKATLESLHEAAKETNGSLWAALGSLIESAGGGRLRSVEPLRHFRRLVEEIAARISSLGLADLFRWILEHTGYLDMLQQALNHTGSGQAGGEEASPRLENLTELVNAAGEAEDRGETLEEFLDHSALMSDADEYDERAPVSLMTLHSAKGLEFESVFLIGMEEGLFPHARSLGTQEELEEERRLCYVGMTRAQDALTLTGARYRRFYGSDLAEVSEPSRFLSEIPFDSVERVGQEAARILYSDETVTYVRDDEYDQAQMRWRRNPASRRPRFDRGAGKPVPASRRLDPLIGQRVSHPTYGVGTVLAVEGDGPDRKITVSFPGYGRKKLVERYAKLERA
- a CDS encoding amino acid permease, encoding MASQLLRTKSIDKLISDSEQPGKRLRKTLGPLSLTALGIGAIIGTGIFILTGTAAAGETVLIPSVLKAPLLDVLLHGRNAVGLGGRPGAGPAIAISFALVAIACSFAALCYAELASMIPIAGSAYTYSYATLGEIFAWIIGWDLILEYAVSNMAVAVGFSAYLDSLFRLFGIHLPQALSQPAYSAAAGWSLHFNLPGFLIVMLLTVLLVIGIRESARANTAMVGVKLVAILIFIFAASRYIQPANWHPLMPNGWQGVLTGGAIVFFTYIGFDSVSTAAEECRRPQRDLPIGIIASLIVCAVLYVSVAIVLTGIRPFQTLANAAPVANALKQIGLGRIEFLVTVGALTGMISSLLVFQLGQARVWFAMSRDRLLPGAFSQVHPRFRTPHISTWIAGLVVAVPAAIFDIGTLADLANIGTLFAFMLVSTGVWVLRKKQPERKRGFRTPWVPVIPLLAIASCVILMASLPVETWLRFVIWLMIGLIIYTVYSRKRSELHIPSEGSVKDSS